A part of Actinomycetota bacterium genomic DNA contains:
- a CDS encoding tautomerase family protein, producing MPLVRIDIIGPKPPEYRRALLAGARDAVVSALGVPSQRVTVRLLETPAEDVYLHECRTEFFTHVEVLLYEGRTPEQKTGLVAALRDHFAKDPGIKPCEVAVGFCDASTVDLDVLPGEATVRPSIH from the coding sequence ATGCCGCTCGTTCGCATCGACATCATCGGCCCCAAGCCGCCCGAGTATCGCCGTGCCCTGCTCGCAGGCGCGCGCGATGCGGTCGTCTCGGCACTCGGCGTGCCTTCGCAGCGTGTGACGGTCCGCCTGCTCGAGACACCCGCCGAGGACGTGTACCTGCACGAATGCCGCACGGAGTTCTTCACCCATGTCGAGGTGCTTCTATATGAGGGGCGCACTCCCGAGCAGAAGACCGGGCTCGTGGCCGCGCTGCGCGACCACTTCGCCAAGGACCCCGGTATCAAGCCGTGCGAGGTGGCCGTCGGCTTCTGCGACGCATCGACGGTAGACCTGGACGTGCTTCCCGGCGAGGCCACAGTGCGCCCGTCGATCCACTAG
- a CDS encoding WYL domain-containing protein: MADAAERLVNLALYLAAAREPVSAARVRADVEGYPADQDAEAFLRMFERDKDELRAAGLAIQADPEGRYLLDTDQTYSAEVELSAAEFAAVRAAVAALAEDPGFPFAADLRLALAKIVTAGDAPGAPARARLADEMPEQQGRVVADLAIALSSSKRVTFTYTNSLARTAAREVEPLGLFAREGRWYLVARDTAADDIRTFALARMADVSVNTSRPKSPDFERPADFDVSSYIRLPFQFGTDSVSAAVRFGSDTAWRAPGLAAGQGRLVPQPDGSVLWSIQARDGRRLQRWVVENGPGIALEAPASLAGDAQARLREVASLHG, translated from the coding sequence GTGGCAGACGCCGCAGAACGACTCGTCAACCTTGCCCTGTACCTCGCTGCCGCACGGGAGCCGGTGAGTGCTGCGCGCGTACGGGCGGACGTCGAGGGCTACCCTGCCGATCAGGACGCCGAGGCCTTCCTGCGCATGTTCGAACGCGACAAGGACGAGCTGCGCGCAGCGGGCCTGGCAATCCAGGCAGACCCGGAGGGACGGTATCTGCTCGACACCGACCAAACGTACTCGGCCGAGGTGGAGCTGTCCGCGGCGGAGTTTGCCGCCGTTCGCGCGGCTGTAGCAGCGCTGGCCGAGGACCCCGGGTTCCCGTTCGCCGCAGACCTGCGCCTCGCGCTTGCCAAGATCGTGACAGCCGGGGATGCGCCCGGCGCACCTGCGCGCGCACGTCTCGCCGACGAGATGCCGGAGCAGCAGGGTCGCGTCGTCGCCGACCTGGCAATAGCACTGTCCTCGTCGAAGCGCGTGACCTTCACGTACACGAACTCCCTCGCGCGCACCGCTGCCCGGGAGGTTGAGCCGCTGGGGCTGTTCGCCCGCGAAGGCCGCTGGTATCTCGTCGCTCGTGATACCGCAGCCGACGATATACGCACGTTCGCCCTCGCGCGCATGGCCGACGTGAGCGTGAATACGTCGCGCCCCAAGTCCCCGGATTTCGAACGTCCGGCCGATTTCGACGTGAGCTCCTATATACGCCTACCGTTCCAATTCGGCACCGATTCTGTCTCTGCCGCCGTACGCTTCGGATCTGACACGGCCTGGCGAGCGCCTGGGCTAGCAGCCGGTCAAGGCAGGCTCGTTCCGCAGCCGGACGGCTCGGTACTCTGGAGTATCCAGGCTCGCGACGGCCGTCGGCTCCAGCGCTGGGTCGTCGAGAATGGCCCGGGGATCGCACTTGAGGCGCCTGCGTCCCTTGCCGGGGACGCGCAAGCACGTCTCCGAGAGGTGGCGAGCCTTCATGGCTAG
- a CDS encoding helicase C-terminal domain-containing protein: MDSDALSRFLVPGTDSDVAEEYAVFAARARDTVFGFEEEIAFVDIETTGFDVERDAIIEVAAAIARGPEIVARFSTFVNPGREIPPEITKLTGIDGGMVEGAPSPEAAALDVAEFVAGRDIVAHNVGFDRKFLEAAAGASRFSGAWIDSLQLAVISLPRLRSHRLSDLATAFDAPLPSHRATDDVEALAFLWRVMLCGLAALPAGLAARISHLAPSAAWPLRLVIAHIAAGARASAFDLKESRRRTVSADRADALFDAEEIECACPPIDEVVAEFALEGLAGRMYPEFERRDEQAAMATAVTEAFASGTHAAIEAGTGVGKSIAYLVPAARFALRNGVGVGVATKTNSLMDQLIYSELPALCRALEGELRYVSLKGYEHYACLRKLERFAAELDDTADEMAIVTAAALLTWVAQTSWGDLDSTNIHWRRETRAALAASIADCTHKRCRFYPHLCYLHGVRRRAASAHIVVTNHALLFRDVVASGGILPPIRHWIVDEAHSAESEARKQLTFGASHVELSAALGTLVSKGRGGLLENLRRTLRNQPAEHQDAVLGEIAKLEHEATTGTTLADSLFDFVKDLGETVRESGYDMCDLRVTRELRESGAWGTVAGVGGSLVRRLEAAIEHGRKLVLLLEAESTGYTDPRADLIGLLSRLADQKLGLEMVLDGEADEYVYSATLDRRRNTNPEKLVASRLDIGEALAEELYPRTKSVVFTSATIATGDDFSHFARAVGLGRLPDDAWAALRLESSYDFERQMAVFVASDLPEPRDSQYLPALESLLEQVHLAMGGSTLTLFTNRRDMERLYRALEPRLDREGVPLLVQGRGVSAKRLRDEFIADESLSLFATKSFWEGFDAKGDTLRCVVVPKLPFGRPTDPLAEEREAREGRVAWRRYTLPEAVIELKQAAGRLIRSSTDVGCLVVADVRVVRQAYGRDFIESLPVRDIEVLPAEEIVSEIARRFGRSQRDGMRGS; the protein is encoded by the coding sequence ATGGACAGCGACGCGCTTTCCCGGTTCCTGGTTCCGGGCACCGATTCCGACGTGGCCGAGGAGTACGCGGTCTTCGCTGCGCGCGCCCGTGACACGGTCTTCGGCTTCGAGGAAGAGATCGCGTTCGTAGACATCGAGACCACCGGCTTCGACGTGGAGCGCGACGCGATCATCGAGGTCGCGGCAGCCATCGCGCGAGGCCCCGAGATCGTCGCGCGCTTCTCGACCTTCGTGAACCCGGGCAGGGAGATCCCGCCTGAGATCACCAAGCTGACCGGCATAGACGGCGGCATGGTCGAGGGCGCACCCTCTCCAGAGGCCGCCGCGCTCGACGTCGCCGAGTTCGTGGCCGGTCGCGACATCGTTGCGCACAATGTCGGCTTCGACCGGAAGTTCCTCGAGGCGGCTGCGGGCGCGAGTCGATTCTCCGGCGCGTGGATCGACTCGCTGCAGCTCGCCGTCATCTCGCTGCCACGGTTGCGCAGCCATCGCCTCTCCGACCTCGCGACGGCTTTCGACGCTCCGCTGCCGTCGCACCGGGCCACCGACGATGTCGAGGCCTTGGCGTTCCTGTGGCGCGTGATGCTGTGCGGCCTGGCCGCGCTTCCCGCCGGACTCGCCGCTCGCATCAGCCACCTTGCGCCCAGCGCTGCGTGGCCGCTGCGTCTGGTGATCGCACATATCGCGGCGGGGGCTCGGGCCTCGGCATTCGACCTGAAGGAGTCGAGGCGCCGCACGGTCTCGGCCGATCGCGCCGACGCGCTCTTCGATGCCGAGGAGATCGAGTGCGCGTGCCCGCCGATCGACGAGGTCGTGGCGGAGTTCGCTCTCGAGGGGCTAGCGGGACGCATGTACCCGGAGTTCGAGCGGCGCGACGAGCAGGCGGCTATGGCGACGGCGGTGACCGAGGCGTTCGCGAGCGGGACGCATGCCGCAATCGAGGCGGGCACTGGCGTGGGCAAGTCGATCGCGTACCTGGTACCGGCCGCGCGCTTCGCCCTGCGCAACGGCGTTGGCGTCGGTGTCGCGACCAAGACGAACTCGCTCATGGACCAGCTCATCTACTCGGAGTTGCCCGCGCTGTGCCGCGCGCTGGAGGGCGAGCTGCGCTACGTGTCGCTGAAGGGCTACGAGCACTACGCGTGCCTTCGCAAACTCGAGAGGTTCGCCGCCGAACTCGACGACACCGCTGATGAGATGGCGATCGTGACCGCGGCGGCGTTGCTCACGTGGGTCGCCCAGACTTCGTGGGGCGATCTCGACTCGACAAACATCCACTGGCGGCGCGAAACGAGGGCGGCGCTGGCGGCGTCGATTGCGGACTGCACCCACAAACGCTGTCGCTTCTACCCGCATCTGTGCTACCTGCACGGCGTACGCAGACGCGCCGCAAGCGCACACATCGTGGTAACCAACCACGCCCTGCTCTTCCGCGATGTTGTCGCGTCGGGTGGCATTCTGCCCCCGATACGCCACTGGATAGTGGACGAGGCGCACTCGGCCGAGTCCGAGGCACGCAAGCAGCTCACCTTCGGTGCGAGCCACGTCGAGTTGTCCGCGGCACTCGGCACGCTGGTCTCGAAGGGGCGCGGTGGTCTGCTCGAGAACCTGCGGCGCACGCTCAGGAACCAGCCGGCCGAGCACCAGGACGCGGTCCTTGGCGAGATAGCCAAACTGGAGCACGAAGCGACGACGGGGACCACCCTCGCCGACTCGCTCTTCGACTTCGTGAAGGACCTCGGAGAGACGGTACGTGAAAGCGGCTACGACATGTGCGACCTGCGTGTGACCCGCGAGCTGCGCGAGTCCGGCGCGTGGGGCACCGTCGCAGGTGTGGGAGGCTCGCTTGTTCGCAGGCTCGAAGCCGCTATTGAGCACGGTCGCAAGCTGGTGCTGCTGCTCGAGGCCGAGAGCACGGGCTACACCGACCCTCGGGCCGACCTCATCGGCCTGCTGTCGCGTCTGGCCGACCAGAAGCTGGGGCTCGAGATGGTGCTCGACGGGGAGGCCGACGAGTACGTCTACTCGGCCACGCTCGACCGGCGGCGGAACACCAACCCGGAGAAGCTCGTGGCTTCGCGGCTCGACATAGGCGAGGCGCTTGCCGAGGAGCTGTACCCGCGCACCAAGTCGGTCGTGTTCACGTCGGCGACGATCGCCACCGGCGACGACTTCTCGCACTTCGCCCGAGCGGTGGGGCTTGGCCGGCTGCCCGATGACGCATGGGCGGCGCTGCGACTGGAGTCGAGCTACGACTTCGAACGACAGATGGCGGTGTTCGTCGCCTCCGACCTGCCCGAGCCGCGCGACTCGCAGTACCTGCCGGCCCTCGAGTCACTGCTCGAGCAGGTGCACCTGGCGATGGGCGGCTCCACGCTCACCCTGTTCACCAACCGGCGAGACATGGAGCGCCTGTACCGCGCACTCGAGCCGCGCCTCGATCGCGAGGGCGTGCCGCTGCTCGTGCAGGGTCGCGGCGTGTCGGCCAAGCGGCTTCGGGACGAGTTCATCGCCGATGAGAGCTTGTCGCTCTTTGCCACGAAGTCGTTCTGGGAGGGTTTCGACGCCAAGGGAGATACTCTGCGCTGCGTGGTCGTGCCCAAGCTGCCGTTCGGTCGTCCCACCGATCCGCTGGCCGAGGAGCGCGAAGCGCGCGAGGGTCGTGTGGCCTGGCGTCGCTACACTCTGCCGGAGGCCGTCATCGAGCTGAAGCAGGCCGCAGGCCGACTCATCCGTTCGAGCACCGATGTCGGCTGCCTAGTGGTCGCGGACGTGCGTGTGGTTCGCCAGGCGTATGGCCGCGACTTCATCGAATCGCTGCCCGTGCGCGACATAGAGGTGCTGCCTGCCGAGGAAATCGTGTCCGAGATCGCACGGCGGTTCGGGCGAAGCCAACGGGACGGGATGCGCGGGTCCTAG
- a CDS encoding HAMP domain-containing sensor histidine kinase, translating to MHDDTSRTDREFAESQALVVHELRAPLTVVRGYLDLLRRPMGDADRLRAIASAQRATERLDTMLDDLLATMAGRDLFSPYQTEFVPLRFLAEDIAEELRPLGDYSISVTGENCSVLGELGRLRQAIFNLVSNAMKHTPSDGMVAVMITCDAKEAVLSVEDDGPGVSPEDRERIFGLFERVTAGRSMPAGLGLGLPVARTIIEAHGGTVALEDPVELAGARFVVRMPVAY from the coding sequence ATGCACGACGACACATCACGCACCGACCGTGAGTTCGCGGAGTCCCAGGCCCTCGTGGTACACGAACTGCGAGCCCCTCTGACCGTCGTGCGCGGCTACCTCGACCTTCTGCGTCGCCCCATGGGAGACGCCGACCGGCTCAGGGCCATCGCGTCTGCTCAGCGCGCCACTGAGCGACTCGACACGATGCTCGATGACCTGCTGGCCACGATGGCCGGGCGCGATCTCTTCTCGCCCTACCAGACGGAGTTCGTGCCGCTCCGCTTCCTCGCCGAAGACATCGCCGAGGAACTCCGCCCCCTCGGTGACTACAGCATCTCCGTCACGGGCGAGAATTGCTCGGTCCTCGGCGAGCTGGGGCGACTGCGCCAGGCCATCTTCAACCTGGTCAGCAACGCCATGAAGCACACGCCGTCCGATGGCATGGTCGCCGTCATGATCACCTGCGACGCGAAGGAGGCCGTTCTGTCCGTCGAAGACGATGGGCCTGGTGTGTCGCCCGAGGACCGCGAGCGCATCTTCGGCCTATTCGAGCGGGTCACGGCCGGGCGCAGCATGCCCGCCGGCCTCGGGTTGGGACTCCCGGTGGCACGCACGATCATCGAGGCGCACGGAGGCACCGTCGCGCTCGAGGATCCCGTGGAACTCGCCGGCGCTCGCTTCGTCGTGAGAATGCCGGTCGCGTACTAG
- a CDS encoding cation-translocating P-type ATPase, with the protein MSPNSTPLAPESVPPQFVVEKAHTVAVSDTLSHLDSAPDGLTDDEAAGRLAELGPNTLPEGEVRTLPGMILDQFKDFLILLLLGAAVISGMLGETADTIAILVIVALNAVIGVVQEYRAERAMEALREMAGETATVRRGGRVFEIPASQLTVGDVVLLDAGRVVPADIRIIESAGLRAAEAALTGESLPVEKSVDSVAEAEVPLGDRTSMAYKGTQIVHGRGAGVVIAVGLSTELGRIAHLLGTAGDVKTPLQNRLAQFGKGLGLAAIGLCTIVFGVGILRGEDPLVMFLTAVSLAVAAVPEALPAVATITLALGARKLVKTHTLVRKLPAVETLGSVTYICTDKTGTLTLNEMTVEHVAAGDATPGTLGSGAEGWDWLGRALALSNDVVGDDGALIGDPTEIAFYRIAAASGFDPVALDQSFPRSAEIPFDSNRKLMTTVHALPGGGYVSFTKGAAEAILERSVSALGAEGVESAVDRVAASQLVDEWSAQGLRVLGFGMRKMDSLPADGDFATLESDLVVIGYTGLVDPPRAEAAEAVEICKAAGIVPVMITGDHPSTALAIAKRLGIADDPEQMMTGAELEELDLHHFEQRVEDVRVYARVAPEQKLKIVRALQDRGEYVAMTGDGVNDAPALARADIGVAMGITGTDVAKEAADMVLLDDNFSSIVDSVREGRRIFDNIRKFIKYTMTSNSGEIWAILLAPLVGLPVPLLPIHILWINLVTDGLPGLALASEPHEKNIMQRAPRAPRESIFADGLGIHLVWVGLLMGGASLFTQAFAISTGDMHWQTMVFTVLCLSQMGHAMAIRSDRESLFQQGLLSNKPLLGAVLLTFALQMATIYVPFLRPVFKTEALTLAELLIALGISSVVFFAVEIEKAWKRRRDVTLVAGV; encoded by the coding sequence ATGTCCCCGAACTCCACCCCGCTTGCGCCCGAATCGGTTCCCCCGCAGTTTGTCGTCGAGAAGGCACACACTGTCGCCGTTAGCGACACGCTGTCTCATCTCGACAGCGCGCCCGATGGACTGACCGACGACGAGGCGGCGGGCCGACTTGCGGAACTGGGCCCAAACACCCTCCCGGAAGGTGAGGTTCGCACCCTCCCGGGGATGATTCTCGACCAGTTCAAGGACTTCCTCATCCTGCTGCTTCTCGGTGCCGCAGTGATCTCGGGCATGCTCGGTGAGACCGCCGACACAATCGCGATTCTGGTCATCGTGGCCCTGAACGCAGTCATCGGCGTGGTTCAGGAGTACCGCGCCGAGCGTGCGATGGAGGCGTTGCGGGAGATGGCCGGTGAGACCGCTACCGTGCGCCGCGGCGGTCGGGTCTTCGAGATCCCCGCGTCGCAGCTCACGGTTGGCGACGTGGTGCTGCTTGATGCAGGGCGTGTCGTTCCCGCAGATATCCGGATCATCGAGTCCGCAGGTCTTCGTGCTGCCGAAGCCGCGCTCACCGGCGAGTCGCTCCCTGTGGAGAAGTCCGTCGATTCGGTCGCGGAAGCCGAGGTTCCTCTCGGCGATCGCACGAGCATGGCGTACAAGGGGACGCAAATCGTGCATGGCCGGGGCGCAGGCGTCGTCATCGCGGTCGGACTGTCGACCGAACTCGGTAGGATTGCCCACCTCCTCGGCACGGCCGGCGACGTCAAGACGCCGCTGCAGAACCGACTCGCACAGTTCGGCAAGGGCCTCGGACTTGCCGCGATAGGGCTCTGCACCATCGTGTTCGGCGTGGGAATCCTTCGCGGGGAAGATCCCCTCGTGATGTTCCTGACCGCCGTCAGCCTCGCGGTCGCCGCGGTTCCCGAAGCGCTGCCTGCGGTCGCTACAATCACCCTCGCGCTCGGGGCGCGCAAGCTCGTCAAGACCCACACGCTCGTCCGCAAGCTTCCGGCAGTGGAAACGCTCGGCTCGGTCACCTACATCTGCACCGACAAGACCGGCACCCTCACTCTAAACGAGATGACGGTCGAGCATGTCGCGGCAGGAGACGCCACGCCCGGCACGCTTGGGAGCGGCGCCGAAGGCTGGGACTGGCTCGGCAGGGCTCTCGCTCTCTCCAACGATGTTGTCGGCGATGACGGCGCGCTCATCGGCGACCCCACCGAGATCGCCTTCTACCGCATCGCAGCCGCGTCCGGCTTCGACCCCGTGGCGCTCGACCAGAGCTTCCCGCGCTCGGCGGAGATACCCTTCGACTCCAACCGCAAGCTCATGACCACGGTGCATGCGTTGCCCGGCGGCGGATACGTGAGCTTCACGAAGGGTGCCGCCGAGGCGATCCTCGAGCGCTCTGTCAGCGCCCTTGGCGCCGAAGGCGTGGAGTCCGCTGTGGACCGTGTGGCGGCCAGCCAGCTCGTTGACGAGTGGTCCGCCCAGGGCTTGCGTGTCCTCGGCTTCGGTATGCGCAAGATGGACTCGCTGCCCGCGGACGGGGACTTCGCCACCCTGGAGAGCGACCTCGTCGTCATCGGCTACACCGGTCTGGTGGATCCCCCAAGAGCGGAGGCCGCCGAGGCGGTCGAAATCTGCAAGGCAGCCGGCATCGTACCGGTTATGATTACTGGAGACCACCCATCCACCGCACTCGCCATCGCAAAGCGTCTCGGAATCGCCGACGACCCCGAGCAGATGATGACCGGCGCCGAGCTCGAAGAGCTCGACCTTCACCACTTCGAGCAGCGCGTCGAAGATGTCCGCGTCTACGCGCGCGTCGCCCCCGAGCAGAAGCTCAAGATCGTGCGCGCGCTCCAGGACCGCGGCGAGTACGTGGCTATGACGGGCGACGGCGTCAACGACGCGCCCGCACTCGCACGGGCCGACATCGGCGTGGCGATGGGCATCACGGGCACTGACGTGGCCAAGGAAGCCGCGGACATGGTGCTGCTGGATGACAACTTCTCGTCCATCGTGGACTCCGTCCGAGAAGGTCGGCGCATCTTCGACAACATCCGCAAGTTCATCAAGTACACGATGACCTCCAACTCCGGGGAGATCTGGGCAATCCTGCTCGCGCCCCTGGTGGGTCTGCCTGTGCCTTTGCTGCCCATTCACATTCTGTGGATCAACCTTGTGACGGATGGCCTTCCCGGCCTCGCACTCGCGTCCGAGCCGCACGAGAAGAACATCATGCAACGAGCTCCCCGTGCGCCCAGGGAGAGCATCTTCGCCGACGGGCTCGGAATCCACCTTGTCTGGGTGGGCCTGCTGATGGGCGGCGCATCGCTGTTCACGCAGGCGTTCGCCATCTCGACCGGCGACATGCACTGGCAGACCATGGTCTTCACCGTGCTCTGCCTCAGCCAGATGGGACATGCCATGGCCATTCGGTCAGACCGTGAATCCTTGTTCCAGCAGGGGCTGCTGTCCAACAAGCCGTTGCTGGGCGCGGTCCTGCTCACCTTCGCCCTTCAGATGGCGACGATCTACGTACCGTTTCTTCGCCCGGTCTTCAAGACCGAGGCGCTCACGCTTGCGGAACTGCTGATCGCGCTTGGCATATCCAGCGTTGTGTTCTTCGCAGTCGAAATCGAGAAGGCCTGGAAGCGTCGCCGTGACGTGACGTTGGTAGCAGGCGTGTAG
- the feoB gene encoding ferrous iron transport protein B, producing the protein MTSSVVAPQTAPHCHGPNSLVAREGVEQVVLVGNPNVGKSVVFNALTGLYVDVSNYPGTTVELTRGVIGDRDLIDTPGVYGVSSFNDEERVARDIILDADIVVNVVDAVHPERDLFLTLQLVDMGKRMVVALNMADEARASGVAIDRDLLEDLLGVPVIETVAVKGAGIEALTKALAAARTGRGDLELEEQLVLMAARVGTRAEALLVLESDEVVAVRHGLEPGEERDAIYMRRRDRVNDIVGHVLTETTQGVRFPARLSRAMMHPATGLPLLGLLLWGMYVVLGEWVAGGLVGVLEETLMQGYWEPLVRNVVGSVAAQGSPVYTVLAGEFGVLTMTPTYLIGVILPLVTGFYLLLSFLEDSGYLPRIAALADRSLTAIGLNGRAVIPLILGLGCVTMGTLTTRILGSKRERFIATALMAIAVPCSAQIAVIVALMAGVGPLYAAAYFGTLLGIFALVGTALDRLTPGVSTDLLIDLPSLRTPRAENVVRKTVTKVWHFMREVAMFFVIGALLISLLDVTGALAWIQNALVPLTVGWLGLPKEAATAFVMGFVRRDFGAAGFFSMSLSSAQLLVAMVTITLFVPCIASVMVIAKERGWRYLAGLFAGSVGLAFLVGGLLARALGAA; encoded by the coding sequence GTGACTTCGTCGGTCGTGGCTCCGCAAACCGCACCCCACTGCCACGGGCCGAACTCGCTGGTCGCCCGGGAGGGCGTTGAGCAGGTCGTGCTCGTCGGCAATCCCAATGTCGGCAAGTCAGTCGTGTTCAACGCCCTTACCGGGCTCTATGTCGACGTGTCGAACTACCCCGGGACAACGGTGGAGCTGACCCGCGGGGTCATTGGTGACCGCGATCTGATCGACACGCCCGGAGTCTACGGGGTCTCTTCCTTCAACGACGAGGAGCGTGTGGCGCGCGATATCATCCTCGATGCGGATATCGTAGTGAACGTGGTGGACGCGGTTCACCCCGAGAGGGACCTCTTTCTCACGCTCCAGCTCGTGGACATGGGCAAGCGGATGGTCGTTGCGCTCAACATGGCCGACGAGGCGCGGGCAAGCGGGGTCGCCATCGACCGTGACCTGCTCGAGGACCTTCTCGGCGTGCCCGTCATCGAGACCGTGGCCGTGAAGGGCGCGGGCATCGAGGCGCTCACGAAGGCGCTAGCTGCTGCGCGCACAGGCCGCGGGGATCTGGAGCTCGAAGAGCAGCTCGTGCTCATGGCTGCGCGTGTGGGGACGCGCGCGGAAGCCCTGCTCGTGCTCGAGAGCGACGAGGTCGTGGCTGTGCGTCACGGTCTTGAGCCCGGCGAGGAGCGCGACGCCATCTACATGCGCAGACGCGATCGTGTCAACGATATCGTCGGGCACGTGCTCACCGAGACGACGCAGGGCGTACGTTTCCCCGCGCGACTGTCCCGCGCCATGATGCACCCCGCGACGGGCCTGCCGCTCCTTGGCCTGCTTCTGTGGGGCATGTATGTGGTCTTGGGTGAATGGGTGGCCGGCGGTCTCGTCGGCGTGCTCGAAGAGACGCTCATGCAGGGCTACTGGGAGCCGCTGGTCCGCAATGTCGTGGGCTCTGTCGCGGCACAAGGGTCGCCAGTCTACACAGTTCTCGCGGGCGAGTTTGGCGTACTCACGATGACTCCGACCTACCTCATCGGCGTGATTCTTCCGTTGGTGACGGGCTTCTACCTCCTCCTGTCCTTCCTCGAGGACTCGGGGTACCTGCCAAGGATAGCCGCGCTGGCTGACCGTTCTCTTACCGCGATCGGTCTCAACGGCCGCGCGGTGATTCCGCTCATCCTCGGACTCGGCTGCGTGACGATGGGAACGCTCACAACACGCATCCTCGGAAGCAAGCGTGAGCGGTTCATCGCGACGGCACTCATGGCGATCGCCGTGCCATGCTCGGCGCAGATCGCCGTTATCGTCGCCCTCATGGCCGGAGTCGGCCCGCTGTATGCCGCCGCGTACTTCGGGACACTCCTTGGCATATTCGCACTGGTGGGAACGGCGCTCGACCGCTTGACGCCAGGCGTGTCGACGGACCTGCTGATCGACCTGCCGAGCCTCCGGACCCCGCGTGCCGAGAACGTCGTTCGCAAGACGGTCACCAAGGTGTGGCACTTCATGCGCGAGGTCGCGATGTTCTTCGTGATCGGCGCACTGCTCATCTCACTGCTTGACGTGACAGGCGCGCTTGCGTGGATACAGAATGCGCTGGTGCCGCTCACGGTGGGTTGGCTCGGTTTGCCGAAGGAGGCGGCCACCGCATTCGTCATGGGCTTCGTGCGTCGCGACTTCGGGGCGGCCGGGTTCTTCTCTATGAGCCTGTCGAGCGCCCAACTTCTCGTGGCCATGGTCACGATCACGCTGTTCGTGCCGTGCATCGCCAGCGTCATGGTCATCGCCAAGGAACGCGGTTGGCGCTACCTCGCCGGGCTGTTTGCGGGCTCCGTCGGTCTTGCGTTCCTCGTGGGCGGCCTGCTCGCGCGCGCGCTGGGGGCGGCATAG
- a CDS encoding WYL domain-containing protein, producing MARGSSADRARRLLALLRHLTPGQSIPLARLAALIGASPDEIADDIEVLSLCGVAPYMPDDLIAVYVEDGEAHVWAPLPALDRAVRLSASEARALAAALQAAGFSPDDPLTSRLLAASSTGFDAEELAHLVRSAVSQGQGGVYSTLALAVERGDVVRITYRSTGSETETERDIEPLSMLNDRGAWYVSARCRRAGALRTFRLDRIHTASSTDEHFERPRDAKASSLAFVPDGLPVATLRFASAKEFSARDWPGARVIAADSDSATVEVPFGGTAWIARMVAARLGAVEVLGPPEIRAAVREVALHEADALALATKP from the coding sequence ATGGCTAGGGGCTCCTCGGCCGATCGTGCACGCCGTTTGCTCGCGCTCCTGCGCCATCTCACCCCCGGCCAGTCGATACCTCTCGCAAGGCTCGCCGCCCTGATCGGCGCCTCTCCGGATGAGATCGCCGACGACATCGAGGTGCTGTCGCTTTGCGGCGTCGCCCCCTACATGCCCGACGACCTCATCGCGGTCTACGTCGAGGACGGCGAGGCGCACGTGTGGGCCCCGCTGCCGGCGCTCGATCGGGCCGTGCGACTCTCCGCGAGCGAGGCGCGGGCCCTCGCCGCGGCTCTCCAGGCCGCCGGTTTCTCTCCCGACGACCCGCTCACCTCCCGGCTTCTGGCCGCCTCATCGACCGGCTTCGATGCCGAGGAGCTCGCGCACCTTGTGCGTTCGGCGGTGTCCCAGGGTCAGGGCGGCGTGTACTCCACGCTCGCGCTGGCCGTGGAACGCGGCGATGTCGTCCGCATCACATACCGCTCGACCGGTTCCGAGACCGAGACGGAGCGAGATATCGAGCCGCTCTCGATGCTCAACGATCGCGGCGCATGGTACGTTTCCGCACGTTGCCGCCGTGCCGGCGCCCTGCGCACCTTCCGCCTCGATCGAATCCACACCGCATCGTCCACCGACGAGCACTTCGAGCGACCGCGCGACGCGAAGGCCTCGTCCTTGGCGTTCGTCCCAGACGGTCTCCCAGTCGCGACCTTGCGCTTCGCGTCCGCCAAGGAGTTCTCCGCCCGCGACTGGCCTGGCGCCCGCGTGATCGCCGCGGACAGCGACTCCGCGACCGTCGAAGTCCCCTTCGGCGGCACCGCCTGGATCGCGCGGATGGTGGCCGCACGCCTCGGCGCGGTCGAAGTCCTCGGCCCGCCCGAGATCCGCGCAGCAGTCCGCGAGGTCGCCCTCCACGAAGCCGATGCGCTGGCACTCGCCACCAAGCCCTGA
- a CDS encoding ferrous iron transport protein A: MLFTGAQMRGRGHGRVRDHRPGEEIALDGVRRGDEVEIIEVADDHARLHALRFGVCQGSCVRCVTRIPAGPVVIESGRQEIAIGRGLAKRIRVRQVGAADIRRARLQ; this comes from the coding sequence ATGCTTTTCACAGGCGCACAGATGCGTGGACGCGGGCACGGACGTGTCAGAGACCACCGGCCAGGCGAAGAGATAGCTCTCGACGGAGTCCGTCGGGGCGATGAGGTCGAGATCATCGAGGTTGCCGACGACCACGCGCGGTTGCATGCACTGAGATTCGGCGTCTGCCAGGGCTCCTGCGTCAGGTGCGTCACCCGTATCCCCGCAGGGCCTGTCGTAATCGAGAGTGGGCGCCAGGAGATAGCCATCGGCCGAGGACTTGCGAAACGCATCCGGGTGCGCCAGGTCGGCGCAGCAGACATCCGGAGGGCGAGACTGCAGTGA